A single region of the Octopus bimaculoides isolate UCB-OBI-ISO-001 chromosome 6, ASM119413v2, whole genome shotgun sequence genome encodes:
- the LOC106881139 gene encoding mediator of RNA polymerase II transcription subunit 31, whose protein sequence is MFDGIFPSMASSRVPVHPSQETDEQQKLRFQVEMEFVQCLANPNYLNFLAQRNYFKDPSFVNYLKYLQYWKEAKYAKYLKYPQCLHFLELLQYEHFRKELVNLQCAKFIDDQQLLHWQHYQRKRMALLQAQSELATSQQQQQQQQQQLQQTGATGGGPGGVGIQSVQGGGVGAGVTTGSQPQQMGGAAAVSCQPTLTTQTGSLQQITQKDK, encoded by the exons ATGTTTGACGGCATTTTTCCAAGCATGGCTTCTTCTCGAGTCCCTGTTCATCCCAGCCAAG AGACTGATGAGCAACAAAAACTTCGTTTCCAAGTGGAGATGGAATTTGTCCAGTGTCTTGCAAATCCCAATTACTTAAATT TCCTTGCCCAAAGAAACTATTTCAAAGATCCATCATTTGTGAACTATTTAAAATACCTTCAGTATTGGAAAGAAGCAAAGTATGCAAAATACCTCAA GTATCCACAGTGTCTGCACTTCCTGGAGCTGTTGCAGTATGAACATTTTCGTAAAGAACTGGTGAACTTGCAGTGTGCAAAGTTTATCGACGACCAACAACTGCTGCACTGGCAGCACTACCAGCGCAAAAGAATGGCACTGCTGCAGGCGCAGTCTGAATTGGCAACAtctcagcagcaacaacaacagcaacaacagcagcttcAGCAGACAGGTGCAACTGGTGGTGGCCCTGGTGGGGTGGGAATTCAGTCTGTACAAGGAGGTGGTGTAGGTGCTGGTGTCACCACTGGCTCCCAACCACAGCAGATGGGTGGTGCTGCAGCAGTTTCATGCCAGCCAACCCTCACCACACAGACTGGTTCATTACAACAAATCACTCAGAAAGACAAATGA